The proteins below come from a single Felis catus isolate Fca126 chromosome A1, F.catus_Fca126_mat1.0, whole genome shotgun sequence genomic window:
- the EIF4EBP3 gene encoding eukaryotic translation initiation factor 4E-binding protein 3 yields MSTSTSCPIPGGRDRLPDCYSTTPGGTLYATTPGGTRIIYDRKFLLECKNSPIARTPPCCLPQIPGVTTPPTAPPSKLEELKEQKETEEEIPDDAQFEMDI; encoded by the exons ATGTCCACATCCACGAGCTGCCCGATTCCCGGGGGCAGGGACCGGCTGCCCGACTGCTACAGCACCACGCCTGGGGGCACGCTATACGCCACTACCCCAGGAG GCACCAGGATCATCTACGACCGAAAGTTCCTGCTGGAGTGCAAGAACTCACCCATTGCCCGGACAcccccctgctgcctccctcagATTCCCGGGGTCACAACTCCTCCAACAGCCCCACCCTCCAAGCTGGAGGAGCTGAAGgagcagaaggagacagaggaagagatacCCG aTGACGCACAATTTGAAATGGACATCTGA